Proteins encoded by one window of Microbacterium testaceum:
- a CDS encoding DUF2185 domain-containing protein — translation MSANVTEFVRDSGASIASRRVLDGSAPLKWAVREAPSNPSDNGWRFFSEMDDESYLDDPSNLEVASFNTIAAIEPAVIPLLNMPVGTDLAITRDQGAIRFFDNETGREVSASDLG, via the coding sequence ATGTCAGCGAACGTTACTGAGTTCGTCCGCGACTCTGGAGCATCCATAGCGTCCCGGCGCGTCCTCGACGGCAGCGCGCCCCTCAAGTGGGCCGTTCGCGAGGCTCCGTCGAACCCGTCCGACAACGGGTGGCGGTTCTTCTCCGAGATGGACGACGAGTCATATCTCGATGACCCGTCGAACCTCGAGGTGGCGTCCTTCAACACGATCGCGGCTATCGAGCCGGCCGTGATCCCACTGCTCAACATGCCGGTGGGCACAGACCTGGCCATTACCCGAGACCAAGGGGCGATCCGCTTCTTCGACAACGAGACGGGACGCGAAGTATCTGCGTCCGACCTCGGCTGA
- a CDS encoding polymorphic toxin type 15 domain-containing protein, with product MDTVAAVMDPIGTLIANGLGWLLDHIEPLKGWLNDLTGNAAEVQAFAATWNNVGARMNELGVTAQNRLADLDGLSGETITAYTAHVQGLSQHLTTSGQWAGAISTGLSMASSLVQMTHDLVRDAISQIVGMAISAAITAVATVGLATPVIAAQVGSRVSALVPRISKTITTVVNAFTKLRGLVEELSSMAGKALQLLTKWVGGGKGSSAVHATETAAESLVRHPTQLGVDFTYNPKHSRPEWDRQITNAQDVLDNTTFETWLQRRDEFTGDRSSAVKAEQAAVRQAALIDKIDELQDQGRTAAQARQEAAEWLETQHAIHRLDSVAGGDPLDFDGVGDAAVNSSVGSQWRTRVPVLESEIRELANGMSPEQLRNTLLNVRIRG from the coding sequence ATGGACACCGTCGCCGCCGTGATGGACCCCATCGGCACGCTGATCGCCAACGGTCTCGGCTGGCTGCTCGACCACATCGAACCGCTCAAGGGCTGGCTGAACGACCTCACCGGCAACGCGGCTGAAGTGCAGGCCTTCGCCGCCACGTGGAACAACGTCGGCGCACGCATGAACGAACTGGGCGTCACCGCCCAGAACCGCCTCGCCGACCTCGACGGACTGTCGGGAGAGACCATCACCGCGTACACCGCGCACGTGCAGGGGCTGTCGCAACACCTGACGACGTCGGGCCAGTGGGCGGGGGCGATCTCGACGGGGTTGTCGATGGCGTCGTCGCTCGTGCAGATGACCCACGACCTGGTCCGAGACGCGATCAGTCAGATCGTCGGCATGGCGATCTCAGCCGCTATCACCGCGGTCGCGACGGTCGGCCTCGCGACGCCGGTCATCGCCGCGCAGGTCGGTTCGCGGGTCTCTGCGCTCGTGCCGCGCATCAGCAAGACCATCACCACCGTCGTGAACGCCTTCACCAAGCTGCGCGGACTCGTCGAAGAGCTCAGCAGCATGGCGGGCAAGGCGCTGCAGTTGTTGACGAAGTGGGTCGGGGGCGGCAAAGGCTCCAGCGCTGTGCATGCTACGGAGACCGCAGCCGAGAGCCTGGTGCGCCATCCGACTCAGTTGGGCGTCGACTTCACGTACAACCCGAAGCACAGTCGCCCGGAATGGGATCGGCAGATCACCAACGCGCAGGACGTCTTGGACAACACGACGTTCGAGACGTGGCTGCAGCGCAGGGATGAGTTCACGGGGGATCGTTCGAGCGCGGTGAAGGCCGAACAGGCCGCGGTTCGACAAGCCGCGCTGATCGACAAAATCGACGAGCTTCAGGACCAAGGTCGAACAGCCGCTCAGGCGAGGCAAGAAGCGGCCGAATGGCTGGAAACGCAGCACGCAATCCACCGCCTCGACTCGGTCGCCGGAGGGGACCCCCTCGATTTCGACGGGGTGGGGGACGCCGCAGTCAACTCCTCCGTGGGGTCGCAGTGGCGAACGCGTGTGCCCGTCCTAGAATCGGAGATCCGTGAACTGGCGAACGGGATGTCCCCCGAACAACTGCGCAACACGCTACTCAACGTGAGAATCAGAGGATAA
- a CDS encoding GAD-like domain-containing protein, whose protein sequence is MPVELFRDFVRVAAVPSATVARYRNLVEPALVELWEAHGFGLAANGFLRAIDPERYSSLIGEFLPRPDMVPVLATALGDVVVFFDDRYRVLQFRYARATGGVGSSLDMIGLFAAQESWLNRFMGYAPYAEAVERYGALNSPADFDEIYAPPLPLPAGGPEGVEHLARVRIFEHIALTAHLAGPIPFAG, encoded by the coding sequence GTGCCCGTCGAGCTCTTCCGCGATTTCGTCCGCGTCGCCGCCGTTCCATCCGCCACCGTCGCTCGATACCGCAACCTGGTTGAGCCTGCGCTCGTCGAGCTCTGGGAGGCTCACGGATTCGGACTCGCGGCCAACGGCTTCCTGCGGGCGATAGACCCCGAGCGATACTCCTCTCTGATCGGCGAGTTCCTCCCCCGCCCGGACATGGTCCCTGTCCTCGCGACGGCGCTAGGCGACGTCGTCGTCTTCTTCGACGACAGGTACCGCGTGCTGCAGTTCAGATACGCCCGCGCGACCGGTGGCGTCGGATCGAGCCTGGACATGATCGGACTGTTCGCGGCTCAGGAAAGCTGGCTCAACAGATTTATGGGCTACGCCCCCTACGCCGAAGCCGTTGAGAGGTACGGCGCCCTGAACTCCCCCGCCGATTTCGACGAGATCTACGCCCCACCGCTGCCCCTCCCGGCGGGAGGCCCCGAGGGGGTCGAGCACCTGGCACGTGTTCGCATCTTCGAGCACATCGCGCTCACCGCACACCTTGCCGGCCCGATTCCGTTCGCGGGATAG
- a CDS encoding YbaB/EbfC family nucleoid-associated protein has product MYGSPEETLARIEEDTRRAQERGEKLPVLQAAIGEVRAKAVARTRDISVEVDAAGVIRDLDIADAALERGGRRVSAEVMDLIAKATKDARIRTLEVTTQIMGESDPIVGVVAAELIPEQEDDGVTRRGGLR; this is encoded by the coding sequence GCGCGGATCGAAGAAGACACGCGTCGCGCGCAGGAACGCGGCGAGAAGCTGCCGGTCCTGCAAGCCGCGATCGGAGAGGTCCGAGCGAAGGCGGTGGCGCGTACCCGCGACATCTCCGTCGAGGTGGACGCGGCGGGGGTCATCCGCGACCTCGACATCGCCGACGCCGCGCTCGAGCGCGGAGGCCGCCGCGTCAGCGCCGAGGTGATGGACCTGATCGCTAAGGCAACGAAGGACGCCCGCATCCGCACCCTCGAAGTGACCACCCAGATCATGGGCGAATCGGACCCCATCGTCGGCGTCGTGGCCGCGGAGCTCATTCCCGAACAGGAAGACGACGGAGTGACGCGCCGAGGAGGCCTGCGATGA